The Emcibacteraceae bacterium genome contains a region encoding:
- a CDS encoding DUF2125 domain-containing protein gives MRFKLIVASVLILIAGYSYFWFHLADQAKSTTLDWVENSEKRLNGTKIFVGDVKVSGFPYKIIIEASSLNAAVPAGRVGNQPLSIDVPEIAVIFQPWDPKHAILVTKYFDVTQGPLNKPDLNITFDDVKTSVILDPDTSELNNLSTVAEKISWYHGAQAEPTEISVMEKAQIHLRRSSGQPQSVESYDLPVNRAIYFKAENVLIREFANSILGEKADNFKIEALLHANEQPDYSVRGLSKWRDDGGTVSISSFEYGTSQSSLSLSGDVTLDENLKPLGAFDAKVVGMGRMLDQLSKNQTLPETARLLLKSQAENDSLAGEVPLSISMQNGLLFLGPIQLMELPAVVE, from the coding sequence ATGCGTTTTAAACTGATTGTCGCGTCTGTTTTAATATTAATTGCGGGCTACAGTTATTTCTGGTTTCACCTGGCGGATCAGGCGAAAAGCACGACCCTAGACTGGGTGGAAAATAGTGAAAAACGGCTTAACGGTACTAAAATTTTTGTTGGGGACGTAAAAGTGTCAGGATTTCCCTATAAAATTATCATTGAAGCGTCGTCCTTAAATGCTGCGGTACCGGCAGGACGTGTTGGCAATCAGCCACTTTCAATAGATGTGCCGGAAATCGCGGTTATATTTCAACCTTGGGATCCAAAGCATGCGATTTTGGTAACCAAATATTTTGATGTTACTCAGGGTCCATTAAATAAGCCTGATTTAAATATCACGTTCGATGATGTCAAAACCTCAGTCATTCTTGACCCTGATACTTCGGAACTAAATAATCTTTCTACTGTTGCTGAAAAAATAAGCTGGTATCATGGTGCCCAGGCAGAACCGACAGAAATTTCTGTAATGGAAAAAGCACAAATTCATCTGCGCCGCTCGAGTGGACAGCCTCAGTCAGTTGAAAGTTACGACCTTCCTGTAAACAGGGCTATTTATTTCAAGGCAGAAAATGTTTTAATCAGGGAATTTGCTAACAGCATTTTGGGTGAAAAAGCCGATAATTTTAAAATTGAAGCCCTGCTCCATGCCAATGAACAGCCGGATTATTCGGTTAGGGGACTATCAAAGTGGCGCGATGATGGGGGAACAGTCAGTATCAGCAGTTTTGAGTACGGAACATCACAAAGTAGCCTGTCATTAAGCGGGGATGTCACGCTTGATGAAAATTTAAAACCGCTTGGCGCTTTTGATGCAAAAGTGGTTGGAATGGGCAGAATGCTTGATCAACTATCGAAAAATCAGACACTTCCTGAGACTGCCCGGCTTTTACTAAAAAGCCAGGCGGAAAATGACAGCCTTGCCGGGGAAGTACCCCTTTCAATCAGTATGCAGAATGGATTGCTTTTTCTTGGCCCTATTCAATTAATGGAATTACCGGCTGTTGTTGAGTGA
- a CDS encoding prephenate/arogenate dehydrogenase family protein has translation MALFDKIAIIGLGLIGSSIARGIKDKKLANVLSGYDINPDYQNTIKELSLVDDLCTEVGDTVKDADLIILATPVGTYSEIGKEIKSYLKEGAILSDVGSVKSAVFEMLGPNTPENVHLIPAHPVAGTEQSGPESGFSSLFHDRWAIITPPDDADQNAVEKLSKFWQGLGSNVEIMNATHHDKVLAITSHVPHLIAYNIVGTARDLEEVTKSEVIKFSAGGFRDFTRIAASNPTMWRDVFLNNKEAVLEMLGRFSEDLTALQRAIRWGDGDTLYDMFVKTRRIRRQIIDAGQDEDVADFGRKHDK, from the coding sequence ATGGCATTATTCGATAAAATTGCAATCATCGGACTGGGGCTTATCGGCTCATCAATTGCCCGTGGAATAAAAGATAAAAAACTGGCTAATGTCCTTTCCGGCTATGATATTAACCCCGATTATCAGAACACAATTAAAGAGCTTTCCCTTGTCGATGACCTCTGTACAGAAGTTGGTGATACTGTAAAAGATGCCGATTTGATCATTCTTGCCACCCCTGTTGGAACTTATAGTGAGATAGGTAAGGAAATTAAATCATACCTGAAAGAAGGCGCCATTCTGTCAGATGTCGGCAGTGTTAAGTCAGCCGTGTTTGAAATGCTTGGTCCAAATACGCCGGAAAATGTCCATCTTATCCCGGCTCATCCTGTTGCTGGGACAGAACAATCAGGACCGGAATCCGGTTTTTCAAGCCTTTTCCACGATCGTTGGGCCATTATTACACCGCCGGATGATGCTGATCAGAATGCTGTCGAGAAACTTTCCAAATTCTGGCAGGGACTCGGCAGCAACGTTGAAATTATGAATGCTACCCATCATGATAAAGTTCTGGCCATTACCAGCCACGTGCCCCATTTAATTGCTTATAACATCGTTGGAACCGCGCGGGATCTGGAAGAGGTCACAAAATCGGAAGTTATTAAGTTTTCCGCTGGCGGATTTCGGGACTTTACAAGAATAGCCGCCTCAAACCCGACGATGTGGCGTGACGTGTTTCTGAATAATAAGGAAGCCGTGCTGGAAATGCTTGGACGCTTTAGCGAAGATCTGACAGCGCTTCAGCGGGCGATCCGGTGGGGTGACGGCGATACCCTTTATGATATGTTTGTAAAAACCCGCCGCATCAGAAGACAGATTATTGATGCTGGCCAGGATGAGGATGTTGCAGATTTTGGCCGTAAACACGACAAATAA
- the hisC gene encoding histidinol-phosphate transaminase: protein MSGPKTHSWIDDLEIYIAGKAKVDNVKNIHKLSANESALGPSPKAMEAYRNAAGELHRYPDPAYYDLREALAQKHNIKAENIVCGVGSDEILKLACRAYLSPGDHALYVAHSFSMYPIAIKAMGAKAIEVEDIKYTANVDNILSSLNDKTRIIFIANPNNPTGTYLPRSEIERLWKTIPDDVLLVLDAAYAEFVCADDYDAGIDLVEKSENILMTRTFSKLYGLAALRLGWGYSNAKIAETLNKLRDPFNVPSSAQIAGIAALKDTEFETKAIAFNKKWRNWLSAEISSLGLHVIPSATNFILFRFDDNEKSAAAANDYLMKNGYILRYYKGQGLEKFLRLTVGTEEENREIIKLLGKFLDK, encoded by the coding sequence ATGAGCGGCCCTAAAACACACAGCTGGATAGATGATCTTGAAATTTATATTGCCGGTAAGGCAAAAGTCGATAATGTCAAAAATATTCATAAACTATCCGCGAATGAAAGCGCATTAGGCCCAAGTCCTAAAGCAATGGAAGCTTATCGGAATGCGGCAGGCGAACTTCACCGCTATCCTGATCCCGCCTATTATGATCTGCGCGAAGCTTTGGCACAAAAACATAATATTAAAGCTGAGAATATTGTCTGCGGTGTCGGGTCGGATGAAATCCTGAAACTGGCTTGTCGCGCTTATCTTTCACCGGGTGATCATGCCCTATATGTGGCACACAGTTTTTCAATGTATCCGATCGCTATAAAAGCTATGGGCGCCAAAGCCATAGAAGTGGAAGATATAAAATATACTGCCAATGTCGATAATATTTTATCTTCACTGAACGATAAAACCCGGATCATTTTTATTGCCAACCCCAATAACCCCACCGGCACATATTTACCAAGAAGCGAAATTGAACGGCTTTGGAAGACTATCCCAGATGATGTGCTGCTGGTGCTTGATGCCGCCTATGCCGAATTTGTCTGTGCCGATGATTATGATGCCGGCATTGATCTGGTGGAAAAGTCAGAAAATATCCTGATGACCCGTACTTTTTCAAAATTATACGGGCTTGCCGCCTTACGTCTGGGCTGGGGCTATTCAAACGCGAAAATTGCCGAAACGCTCAACAAACTGCGCGACCCGTTTAATGTTCCTTCTAGTGCACAGATCGCCGGAATTGCTGCCCTGAAAGATACTGAATTTGAAACAAAGGCGATTGCCTTTAATAAAAAATGGCGAAACTGGCTTTCTGCTGAGATCTCATCACTGGGGCTTCATGTCATACCCAGCGCCACAAATTTCATCCTTTTCAGGTTTGATGACAATGAAAAATCAGCGGCGGCAGCAAATGATTATCTGATGAAGAATGGCTATATTTTAAGATATTATAAAGGTCAGGGCCTTGAAAAATTTTTAAGGCTGACTGTCGGAACGGAAGAAGAAAACAGAGAAATAATAAAATTGCTTGGAAAATTTCTGGATAAATAA